One window from the genome of Desulforamulus ruminis DSM 2154 encodes:
- a CDS encoding aspartate ammonia-lyase gives MVHLQYRMEQDLIGKKEIPAEAYYGIHTARAAENFQVSGQRVHPELIKAMAVVKQAAAETNLAIGLLEPRVGSAIFQAAAEIAEGKLADQFIVDALQGGAGTSTNMNVNEVIANRAIEILGGTRGDYTLVHPVNHVNMSQSTNDVYPTALRIAAIRLLVHLSESCAALQGALQTKEAEFAGILKVGRTEMQDAVPITLGQEFSAWAEAISRDRWRLYKVEERLRQVNLGGTAVGTGLNAERKYIYSVIERLRALTGLGLARNENMVDGTQNADVFVEVSGLVKACAASLAKISADLRLLSSGPRAGLGEIRLPDLQAGSSIMPGKVNPVIPEMVTQVAYQAMAQDLAITLAVQGGQLELNAFLPLVAANLLPAMESLGNSMRIMADHCIRGIEAVPEKCGAHLHNSVGIITVILPHVGYDVASELAKKALKTGRPVREVILEAGLFTGEELDQLLRPEEVTRPGIAGKRKKK, from the coding sequence GTGGTTCATCTGCAGTACCGTATGGAGCAGGATCTAATCGGTAAGAAAGAAATCCCCGCCGAGGCCTATTATGGCATTCATACCGCCAGAGCCGCCGAGAATTTTCAGGTTTCAGGGCAAAGGGTGCATCCGGAGCTGATTAAAGCCATGGCGGTGGTGAAACAGGCGGCGGCGGAAACCAACCTGGCCATTGGTTTGCTGGAGCCCCGGGTGGGCAGCGCCATTTTCCAGGCGGCGGCGGAAATCGCCGAAGGGAAGCTGGCGGATCAGTTTATTGTGGACGCACTCCAGGGCGGGGCGGGAACCTCCACCAACATGAATGTCAATGAAGTCATTGCCAACCGCGCCATTGAAATTCTGGGCGGGACCAGAGGAGATTATACGCTGGTCCATCCGGTGAACCACGTGAATATGTCCCAGTCCACCAATGATGTCTATCCCACCGCCCTACGGATCGCGGCGATCCGGCTGCTGGTCCATCTTTCCGAGTCCTGCGCCGCCTTGCAGGGGGCGCTCCAAACCAAAGAGGCGGAGTTTGCCGGGATATTGAAGGTTGGACGTACGGAAATGCAGGATGCCGTACCCATCACCCTGGGTCAGGAGTTCTCCGCCTGGGCCGAAGCCATCTCCCGAGACCGCTGGCGGCTGTATAAAGTGGAGGAAAGACTCCGGCAGGTCAATCTGGGAGGAACGGCGGTAGGAACCGGGTTAAATGCCGAAAGGAAATATATTTACTCGGTCATCGAACGGCTCAGGGCCTTAACCGGACTGGGGCTGGCCCGGAATGAAAACATGGTTGACGGCACCCAGAATGCCGATGTGTTTGTGGAGGTTTCCGGCTTGGTGAAGGCCTGTGCCGCCAGCCTGGCCAAAATTTCCGCAGACCTGCGGCTGCTGTCCTCGGGCCCCAGGGCGGGACTGGGGGAAATCCGGCTTCCAGATTTACAGGCGGGTTCCTCCATTATGCCGGGAAAGGTGAATCCGGTGATCCCCGAGATGGTTACCCAGGTGGCCTATCAAGCCATGGCCCAGGATTTGGCCATTACCCTGGCGGTCCAGGGCGGGCAGTTGGAGTTAAATGCTTTTCTGCCTCTGGTGGCGGCCAACCTGCTGCCGGCCATGGAAAGTCTCGGTAACTCCATGCGCATCATGGCGGATCACTGTATCCGGGGAATTGAGGCGGTGCCTGAGAAATGCGGGGCGCATCTTCATAACAGTGTGGGAATCATCACCGTCATTTTGCCTCATGTGGGCTATGATGTAGCCTCGGAGCTGGCCAAGAAAGCACTGAAAACCGGCCGGCCGGTGCGGGAAGTTATTTTGGAAGCGGGTTTATTCACCGGGGAGGAATTAGACCAACTGCTGCGACCGGAGGAAGTGACCCGACCGGGTATTGCCGGAAAAAGAAAGAAGAAATGA
- the hydF gene encoding [FeFe] hydrogenase H-cluster maturation GTPase HydF → MNSTPRGNRLHIAIFGRRNAGKSSLINALTNQDIAVVSNVPGTTTDPVYKAMEILPVGPVVMIDTAGIDDTGELGELRVRRSIEVLNKADMVLLVMDAGAGITEYEMDIAKRCQEKKLPVVAVLNKIDASPVTALQRQEAKERLGVEPVAVSALTREGISDLKIALVQAAPPSWDEQTIVGDLLNPGDVAVLVIPIDLAAPKGRLILPQVQTIRDILDHDAMAYMVKERELKECIRTLNKKPRMVITDSQAFLKADADTPPDVLLTSFSILFARYKGDLETLVAGAKSIEKLRPGDKVLIAEACSHHRMEDDIGTVKIPRWIRQIVGGDLDFHWSSGHRFPEDLAQYKLVVHCGSCMINRREMLSRIMQVQAAGVPIVNYGVCIAYVQGILRRALSPFPLIQEILDDED, encoded by the coding sequence ATGAATTCAACCCCAAGGGGAAACCGGCTGCATATCGCCATCTTCGGCCGTCGTAATGCAGGAAAATCCAGTTTAATTAATGCACTAACCAACCAAGATATCGCCGTTGTTTCCAATGTTCCGGGAACCACCACCGATCCGGTATACAAGGCTATGGAAATATTGCCTGTGGGTCCGGTGGTGATGATTGATACCGCCGGCATTGACGATACCGGAGAGTTGGGTGAACTGAGGGTTCGGCGTTCTATAGAGGTACTGAATAAGGCGGATATGGTGCTCCTGGTCATGGATGCGGGGGCGGGGATCACCGAATATGAAATGGATATTGCCAAACGCTGTCAGGAGAAAAAGCTCCCGGTAGTGGCCGTCCTTAATAAAATTGATGCCAGCCCGGTTACCGCCCTGCAAAGGCAGGAAGCTAAAGAGAGGCTGGGTGTGGAACCGGTGGCGGTCAGCGCCCTCACCCGGGAAGGAATCAGCGATTTGAAAATTGCCCTGGTGCAGGCGGCCCCGCCCAGTTGGGATGAACAAACCATTGTGGGTGACCTGTTGAATCCCGGGGATGTGGCGGTCCTGGTGATCCCCATTGACCTGGCTGCTCCCAAGGGACGTTTGATTCTCCCTCAGGTTCAGACCATCCGGGATATTTTGGATCACGACGCCATGGCTTACATGGTTAAGGAGCGGGAACTGAAGGAATGCATCCGGACACTCAATAAAAAACCCCGTATGGTGATTACGGATTCCCAGGCCTTTCTTAAAGCAGACGCGGATACGCCGCCGGATGTCCTGTTAACCTCCTTCTCCATCCTGTTTGCCCGGTATAAGGGCGATTTAGAAACCCTGGTGGCGGGAGCCAAGTCCATTGAAAAGCTTAGACCCGGCGATAAGGTGTTGATTGCCGAGGCCTGTAGCCATCACCGTATGGAAGACGACATCGGAACCGTGAAGATCCCCCGCTGGATACGGCAGATTGTGGGAGGAGATCTGGATTTTCATTGGAGCAGCGGCCATCGTTTTCCGGAGGATTTAGCCCAGTATAAATTGGTGGTCCATTGTGGTTCCTGTATGATCAACCGCAGGGAGATGCTTTCCCGCATCATGCAGGTGCAGGCAGCCGGCGTTCCCATTGTGAACTACGGTGTATGCATCGCTTATGTGCAGGGCATTCTCCGGCGGGCGCTCTCACCTTTCCCTCTGATTCAGGAGATTTTGGACGACGAAGATTAA
- the hydE gene encoding [FeFe] hydrogenase H-cluster radical SAM maturase HydE: MREEFVKALSRAGSGEELNRREIITLLQAEPGEEENQLFALADKVRQRYLGDEVHLRGIIEFSNYCRNDCLYCGLRRSNSNIKRYRIPVEEIVAAAKHAADLGYGTIVLQSGEDFHYSGEELAEIIRRVKGVSNFAITACVGERSREDYERMREAGADRYLLKHETADPELFAKLRPGTTLEERVKRLNWLRELGYQVGSGNMVGLPEQTPETLADDILLMKELDVEMAGMGPFIPHHQTPMKDCPPGDVGLTLKALAVARLVLPQTHLPATTALGTLNPEGRQMALGCGANVIMPNLSPAQYREMYAIYPEKAGSKEDADESHERITSLVKKVGRTVSKGRGDSPKELFRNQPA; this comes from the coding sequence TTGCGAGAAGAATTTGTCAAGGCTCTGTCCCGGGCCGGGTCCGGAGAGGAATTAAACCGCCGGGAAATCATAACCTTGCTTCAAGCCGAACCCGGAGAGGAAGAAAACCAGCTCTTTGCTCTGGCGGACAAAGTCCGGCAGCGCTATCTGGGAGACGAGGTTCACCTGCGGGGAATCATCGAATTTTCCAACTACTGTCGTAACGATTGCCTCTACTGCGGGTTAAGGCGCAGCAACAGCAACATTAAAAGATATCGTATCCCGGTGGAGGAAATTGTGGCTGCCGCCAAGCATGCGGCGGATTTGGGTTATGGCACCATCGTTTTGCAATCCGGGGAGGATTTTCATTACTCAGGGGAAGAACTGGCGGAAATCATTCGTAGGGTCAAAGGGGTCAGTAATTTTGCCATTACCGCCTGTGTGGGCGAACGGAGCCGTGAAGATTACGAGCGGATGAGAGAGGCCGGGGCGGACCGCTATTTGTTAAAACATGAAACCGCTGACCCGGAGCTGTTTGCCAAATTACGACCGGGAACCACCCTGGAAGAAAGGGTGAAAAGATTAAACTGGCTGCGGGAATTGGGTTATCAGGTGGGGTCCGGGAATATGGTGGGACTTCCGGAGCAAACCCCGGAAACCCTGGCCGACGATATCCTGCTGATGAAGGAGCTGGATGTGGAAATGGCCGGCATGGGCCCCTTCATCCCTCATCACCAGACGCCCATGAAGGATTGCCCGCCGGGAGATGTTGGTTTGACTCTAAAAGCCCTGGCTGTGGCAAGGCTGGTACTGCCCCAGACCCATCTACCGGCCACCACGGCCCTGGGAACCTTGAATCCCGAAGGTCGGCAGATGGCCCTGGGGTGTGGAGCCAATGTAATTATGCCCAACCTGTCTCCGGCTCAATACCGGGAAATGTACGCCATTTATCCGGAAAAGGCAGGGAGCAAGGAAGATGCCGACGAGTCCCACGAAAGGATTACTTCTCTGGTGAAAAAGGTAGGACGCACCGTAAGCAAAGGACGGGGTGACAGCCCTAAGGAATTATTTAGGAACCAGCCGGCTTAA
- the hydG gene encoding [FeFe] hydrogenase H-cluster radical SAM maturase HydG, producing the protein MAVNKAIYNNQWEPADFIKEDEINRMLEEAKNASPDKIREVIAKARQAKGLNLGEVALLLQNEDKELLEQMFQVASELKLKIYGKRLVLFAPLYISDHCVNNCVYCGYRRDNQFSRRKLSQEEVAEEVKVLESMGHKRLALEAGEHPGECPIDYVLECLNTIYSIKFENGSIRRCNVNIAATTIEEYKKLKEAGIGTYILFQETYHRETYKKMHPSGPKADYDWHTTAHDRAMMAGVDDVGFGVLYGLYDYKFEVMAQIMHAQHMEERFGVGPHTISVPRIRPAQGVDYDSYPYLVNDEQFMKLVAILRLAVPYTGMIISTRESPQYRDMLLNYGISQISAGSCTGVGGYKKEAERLACLADGKTDCCCDDTPPQFAVDDHRSPDEVLNSVCQSGWLPSYCTACYRKGRTGDRFMALAKNGEIQNVCQPNAILTFKEYLLDYASPETRELGDETIRRHLEEIKSPEIRRITEDRLKQIEQGARDLYF; encoded by the coding sequence ATGGCAGTGAACAAGGCGATTTATAATAATCAGTGGGAACCGGCCGATTTTATTAAAGAAGACGAGATCAACCGGATGCTGGAGGAGGCAAAGAACGCTTCTCCGGACAAAATACGGGAGGTTATTGCAAAGGCTCGTCAGGCCAAGGGGCTAAACTTGGGGGAAGTAGCCCTGCTGCTCCAGAATGAAGACAAAGAATTGCTGGAACAGATGTTCCAAGTGGCCAGTGAACTGAAACTCAAAATTTACGGCAAGCGTCTGGTGCTGTTTGCCCCCCTTTATATCAGTGATCATTGCGTTAACAATTGTGTATACTGCGGTTACCGCCGGGACAATCAATTTTCCCGCCGCAAGCTGAGCCAGGAGGAAGTGGCCGAGGAAGTAAAGGTATTGGAATCCATGGGTCATAAAAGACTGGCTCTGGAAGCCGGTGAGCACCCGGGTGAATGCCCCATTGATTACGTTTTGGAATGTCTCAACACCATCTACAGCATCAAATTTGAAAACGGCAGCATTCGCCGCTGCAACGTAAACATTGCCGCCACCACCATTGAAGAGTATAAAAAACTTAAAGAAGCAGGTATCGGCACTTATATTCTGTTCCAGGAAACCTACCACCGGGAGACTTATAAGAAGATGCATCCCAGCGGCCCCAAAGCCGATTATGACTGGCACACAACCGCCCACGACCGGGCTATGATGGCCGGTGTTGATGATGTAGGCTTTGGCGTACTTTATGGACTTTATGACTATAAATTCGAGGTTATGGCTCAGATTATGCATGCCCAGCACATGGAAGAACGTTTCGGCGTGGGACCCCATACCATTTCCGTACCCCGCATCCGTCCGGCCCAAGGGGTTGATTACGACAGTTATCCTTATTTGGTAAATGACGAACAGTTTATGAAACTGGTTGCCATTCTCCGTTTGGCGGTTCCCTATACGGGCATGATTATTTCCACCCGGGAAAGTCCCCAATACCGGGATATGCTGCTCAATTACGGCATCTCTCAGATTTCCGCCGGTTCCTGTACCGGGGTGGGAGGATATAAAAAAGAGGCCGAGCGTCTGGCCTGTTTGGCCGATGGAAAAACCGACTGCTGTTGTGACGATACACCGCCGCAGTTTGCCGTGGATGATCACCGCAGCCCGGATGAAGTTCTGAACTCGGTTTGTCAGTCCGGCTGGCTGCCCAGCTACTGTACCGCCTGTTACCGTAAAGGCCGCACCGGGGACCGCTTTATGGCACTGGCTAAAAACGGGGAAATTCAAAACGTATGCCAGCCCAACGCCATTCTCACCTTTAAAGAATACCTGTTGGACTATGCCTCTCCGGAAACCAGGGAACTGGGAGATGAGACCATCCGCCGTCATCTGGAAGAAATTAAAAGTCCGGAAATTCGCAGGATTACTGAAGACCGGTTAAAACAAATTGAGCAAGGGGCCAGAGATTTATACTTTTAA
- a CDS encoding winged helix-turn-helix domain-containing protein, protein MQSGEVHLAKYMNIAADIADRIVRGEYQEGQKIFGRSTLAGKYNVSPETIRRALILLQEAGIVQVTPGVGVAVKSLDAAQKYLEDFGQRRVLQGLHEQLYDLVKKRDQLNEEISKLIEELMEHTLQVESRFNKIEEWKVLPESPLVGKYLSQLELCDQSRVLTIQRKDVGEIVNPTSKNVIEGGDIITIFGTLSASCKKGLVRV, encoded by the coding sequence TTGCAGAGTGGAGAGGTTCATTTAGCCAAGTACATGAACATTGCCGCGGACATTGCGGACAGGATCGTAAGGGGAGAATATCAAGAGGGCCAAAAGATATTTGGCCGGTCAACTTTGGCGGGGAAGTATAATGTTTCGCCGGAGACCATTCGCCGGGCTTTGATTTTGTTGCAGGAAGCAGGAATTGTTCAAGTTACACCAGGGGTGGGAGTGGCTGTTAAGTCCCTTGACGCGGCGCAGAAATATTTGGAGGACTTTGGTCAAAGACGGGTGCTCCAGGGTTTGCATGAACAGTTGTATGATTTGGTCAAGAAACGGGATCAATTAAATGAAGAAATATCCAAGTTGATCGAGGAATTAATGGAGCATACCCTTCAGGTGGAATCAAGATTTAACAAAATTGAAGAGTGGAAAGTATTACCCGAATCCCCGCTGGTGGGAAAATATCTTTCCCAATTGGAACTGTGCGATCAGAGCCGTGTTTTGACTATTCAAAGAAAAGATGTGGGCGAAATTGTTAATCCTACTTCAAAAAATGTGATTGAAGGCGGCGATATTATTACCATCTTTGGAACTTTAAGCGCCTCCTGTAAAAAAGGATTAGTAAGAGTTTAA
- the eam gene encoding glutamate 2,3-aminomutase, with protein MSVKMWQDEQQLEWEKRDIALRRAAELKDQITEYLEQKKSIPDGFEIQGEYTKAKSELLEYFNATEEQWNDWRWQMANRIRDVRILSRLVRLESDEFNDIEKVGRQFRWAVSPYYLALAIAGGKEGPVWRQAIPSGLEILDRYGKEDPMGEEFTSPAAGITRRYPDRLIINVTNQCAMYCRHCQRRRNIGDIDVHKPRQVLEASLRYIRENPEIRDVLITGGDALLLSNKQLDWLLTELDNIPHVEIKRIGSRIPVTMPQRVTSQLCSVLEKHPPIYMNTQFNHPLEVTPEAKKACDMLIKAGVVLGNQAVLLKDINNDPHVMKRLNHSLLRIRVKPYYIFHAKAVKGTRHFITGVQDGINIMEQLRGFTSGLAVPTYIINAPNGYGKTPILPQYILENKNDHVTIRTWEKRVIPYSVSG; from the coding sequence ATGTCTGTAAAGATGTGGCAGGACGAACAGCAGTTAGAATGGGAGAAAAGGGACATTGCCCTTAGAAGGGCGGCAGAATTAAAGGATCAAATTACAGAATACCTGGAGCAGAAAAAAAGTATACCGGACGGGTTTGAAATCCAAGGAGAATACACCAAGGCAAAAAGTGAGTTGCTGGAGTATTTTAATGCCACTGAGGAACAGTGGAATGACTGGCGCTGGCAGATGGCCAACCGGATTAGAGATGTCAGAATTTTAAGCCGGTTGGTTCGCCTGGAATCCGACGAATTTAACGATATCGAAAAGGTAGGCCGTCAGTTCCGCTGGGCTGTTTCGCCCTATTATTTAGCCCTTGCCATTGCCGGCGGAAAAGAAGGCCCGGTTTGGCGCCAGGCTATCCCCAGCGGCCTGGAGATTCTTGACCGCTACGGCAAGGAAGATCCCATGGGAGAGGAGTTTACTTCTCCTGCGGCCGGTATTACCCGTCGTTACCCGGACCGCTTAATTATCAACGTAACCAATCAGTGCGCCATGTATTGCCGTCATTGCCAGAGACGCAGGAACATCGGAGATATTGATGTTCATAAGCCCAGGCAAGTGCTGGAGGCTTCCCTGCGGTACATCAGAGAAAATCCCGAAATCAGGGACGTTTTAATAACCGGGGGAGATGCGTTGCTCCTATCCAACAAGCAGTTGGACTGGCTGTTAACCGAGCTTGACAATATCCCCCATGTTGAAATCAAACGGATTGGCAGCCGGATACCGGTGACCATGCCCCAAAGGGTTACTTCCCAGCTATGCTCCGTGCTGGAGAAGCACCCGCCCATTTACATGAATACTCAGTTTAATCATCCCCTGGAAGTGACTCCTGAGGCCAAGAAAGCGTGCGATATGCTGATAAAGGCCGGAGTTGTGCTGGGTAACCAGGCGGTTTTGTTGAAAGACATCAACAATGATCCCCATGTCATGAAGCGGTTAAACCACAGCCTCTTGCGCATTCGGGTGAAACCCTATTACATTTTTCATGCGAAAGCGGTGAAGGGTACCCGGCATTTTATCACCGGGGTGCAAGACGGTATTAACATTATGGAACAATTGAGAGGGTTTACCTCCGGTCTGGCGGTACCCACTTACATTATCAACGCCCCCAATGGTTATGGAAAAACGCCGATCCTACCCCAGTATATTCTAGAAAATAAAAATGATCATGTAACGATCCGTACCTGGGAAAAACGAGTTATTCCCTATTCCGTCAGCGGTTAG